In Lacerta agilis isolate rLacAgi1 chromosome 8, rLacAgi1.pri, whole genome shotgun sequence, one genomic interval encodes:
- the ANKRD11 gene encoding ankyrin repeat domain-containing protein 11 isoform X4, which produces MPKGGCSKTPQLEDFSLSNDMVEKQTGKKDKDKVSLTKTPKLDRSDGGKEVKERATKRKLPFTVGTNGDQKDSDTEKQGPERKRIKKEPATRKPSLLFGMGLPGIRAGYPLSERQQVALLMQMTAEESANSPVCQKGTPNSASKTKDKVNKRNERGETRLHRAAIRGDARRIKELIIEGADVNVKDFAGWTALHEACNRGYYDVAKQLLAAGAEVNTKGLDDDTPLHDAASNGHYKVVKLLLHYGGNPHQLNRRGETPLKVANSPTMINLLLGKATYPSSEESSTETSEEEDAPSFAPSSSIDGNNTDSEFEKGLKHKAKNQEPPKAVTPVKDEYEFDEDDEQDRVPPVDDKHLLKKDYRKETKANSFISIPKMEVKTYTKNSTITPKKASHRILSDTSDEEETSLPVGTGEKLRLTTHSILPSNKAREPSNAKQQKEKSKVKKKRKKEAKGKEVRFGKKNDKFCSSESESENLESEEDDRDSVQSATCVKDSRLVLKESSLFNSLSASSASSHGSLGSQKHNATLAEQHSKHWRTDNWKTVSSPAWSDVSSLSDSTRTRLTSESDYTSEDSSLESLKPVRKKQEPKKRAQHGAAVIVEKKNSFHASVDGAIPKRDKEGKVVKKHKTKHKHKNKERGQCPATQDIKIIKAFSFDYEDSKQKTDKALIVETECPVENKLKVLKHEREHFKKEDKFQKTKSEEKEWLFKDDAGKTSKEEKSLKKAKEASKDLSKTFREEKSSRLEKEKPIKEKSPKEEKPRIHKEERKKKSKDKQFKSDKKNEPKEEKPAKPEKEKALKEEKERCKKDKGYREEPNFEEFSNKNQFLESEDTKFSLSDDQQDRWFSDLSSDSSFDFKGEDSWDSPVTDYREIQNDTVTKLIIETVKEEIKDKKRDSKAKDKREYSEKRNEKDTFLKKKEREYVERNSEKKKDQVEKHKSISSYLPEKKRKDSAESFKERKEKEASEINRERRDLPDSSKDRKEVKIKQEESYRDEFKDYGCETFFKEKSEPEFSGKNVENWDRHHSGKEKKDVPEKDKKEKLKTEKYKEKSKVEDKERNEKALLEKTQKDKELDKGFKEKKDTKEKYKDPHNKDKERKGSLDQVKEKKEKNFSGDREDFHERRDEKKGRERTWYNILDIFTDESEDEKDDYSLSGFKLGEGLGSEMHRMDSMQDKDDGMVAERDLYVPDKHRKYSSDRQHSTERQKDKESKEKKKDKGLPEGGKEKKEKSSFEKHKEKKDKDSVEKYKDRKERSSVDSAQERKAKQKFPEKVEKKHAGEEKVKNRHKEKLDKEYTKEKRSSKSGEAEKSLLEKLEEEALNEYRDDSNDKISEISSDSFTDRGQDPVLTNIFESSNLSLADATEEKFKESLPLPCLPDKLKEKERHRHSSSSSKKSHEKEKAKKEKAEKKDKTDEFKDSSNRKDSTQYEKDFAMDGEGISISYGTKTEAEEELDKNMEYLFPEKKEKNDAERELPKKAEKDKAYSSSTVSTTKEKKKRDRHKEKWKEEREKHRDKHTDGFFRHHKEEQKSAKDKDSSQVITLKDKSKEEPPKFNDLKVKERLKENQEKDKSECLKMSNGNDKITLPKEGTKKDIRPREKLLGDGDLMMTSFERMLSQKDLEIEERHKRHKERMKQMEKMRHRSGDPKLKDKVKANEDMRKRSLDLTTKKPLAPDTQLKDKKLKDLGPLAPVVSPDNKNQPVVGVDSKDWIAGPQLKEILPASPRPDQNRPTGVPTPASVVSCPSYEEVMQTPRTPSCSNEDYTDLMFDCADSQHSLPISTMSMNACSPSFFDRYSNSSSGFPENPSQTPTRTIPSTNLHRSMSVDIRRAAEEEFNVGDKFFRQQSVPATSNYDSPVQHLMEEKVSLPSIPIEKFPCLSPEYYSPDYGVPSPKAEALHCAPGTAGNVVQSPESVFSGLQAKSSPSHRDELLAPSVESALPPDLGLPLDATEEQQATASIMPPESSFLPPIEDNEFGSSIPEQNSTEWETTPTRNLDPPVPQSLIGNPSDHAVSWTVGSELLIKSPQQGPDSPKPFSSPDIPHPTPVPFIAADSLHPSSPVSYSLSVTESRLDTAKEDAEEAVPTEMVTAEQQASYADSPARLDTFFSNGSKPVPEEASDTPLQPASMPAESKVEAVNALENLEESTIAPVNPEEQAAWPDPFPNSEDDLDLGPFSLPGLPLQSKDVPEEELAESAEDTHEAEQETTSADFVDVGVSLGATNKQDDLTLNQKSILPEEPYLQADEQKANEISLEVVPEASSAPEQKNIEEAEAPQNIQEVTPADLAQSETKEEETSCEELSSATLASDSGSQASLSEAIRTESTDVQDIVVPGSNSQIPSSQTEVLQGSTQLESTEPPPKPVPETPKPPKIEEIPQRITRNRAQMLANQNKQNAAAAATTATTTTTTTTTTTTTTTSEKELPPASAPSTRAKGRVSEEEDAQAQHPRKRRFQRSNQQLQQQINTSTQQTREMIQQTLAAIVDAIKLDDIEPYHSDRSNPYFEYLQIRKKIEEKRKILCYITPQAPQCYAEYVTYTGSYLLDGKPLSKLHIPVIAPPPSLADPLKELFKQQEAVRGKLRLQHSIEREKLIVSCEQEILRVHCRAARTIANQAVPFSACTMLLDSEVYNMPLENQVWACLLMGDENKSVRDRFNARQFISWLQDVDDKYDRMKTCLLMRQQHEAAALNAVQRMEWQLKVQELDPAGHKSLCVNEVPSFYVPMVDVNDDFVLLPA; this is translated from the exons AAAAGCAGGGTCCTGAAAGGAAGAGGATTAAAAAGGAGCCCGCAACTCGGAAGCCCAGCCTGCTGTTCGGAATGGGACTTCCAGGAATCCGTGCAGGTTATCCGCTCTCTGAGCGCCAGCAGGTTGCCCTTCTTATGCAGATGACAGCAGAAGAGTCTGCAAACAGCCCAG TTTGTCAGAAGGGAACTCCTAATTCTGCCTCCAAAACCAAAGATAAAGTAAACAAGAGAAATGAACGTGGAGAGACTCGGCTGCACCGGGCAGCTATCCGAGGAGATGCCCGACGCATCAAGGAACTCATTATTGAGGGTGCAGACGTCAATGTAAAAGACTTTGCAG GTTGGACGGCTTTGCATGAGGCATGCAACAGGGGTTACTATGACGTTGCAAAACAGTTGCTTGCTGCAGGCGCCGAGGTCAACACCAAGGGCTTGGATGATGACACTCCGCTGCATGATGCAGCCAGCAATGGGCACTACAAG GTGGTGAAACTGTTGTTACATTATGGAGGAAATCCTCACCAGCTTaacaggaggggagagacacCATTAAAAGTAGCTAATTCCCCCACAATGATCAATCTGCTCTTGGGGAAAGCCACATATCCTTCCAGTGAAGAGAGCTCCACAG AGAcctcggaagaggaagatgcTCCTTCGTTTGCACCATCCAGTTCCATTGATGGCAACAACACAGACTCTGAGTTTGAGAAGGGCCTGAAACACAAGGCCAAGAACCAGGAGCCTCCCAAAGCTGTCACACCTGTGAAGGATGAATATGAGTTCGATGAGGATGATGAGCAGGACAGGGTCCCACCAGTTGATGATAAACATCTTCTGAAAAAGGATTACAGGAAAGAGACTAAAGCAAATAGTTTTATTTCCATCCCCAAGATGGAAGTAAAAACTTATACTAAAAACAGCACAATCACACCAAAGAAAGCATCCCATCGTATCCTTTCAGACACATCTGATGAAGAGGAGACCAGCCTGCCTGTGGGGACTGGAGAAAAGCTGCGGCTGACAACCCATTCTATCCTCCCCAGCAACAAGGCTCGAGAACCTTCTAATGCCAAAcagcagaaagagaaaagcaaagtgaagaagaagcGGAAGAAGGAAGCAAAGGGCAAAGAGGTTCGGTTTGGCAAAAAAAATGACAAGTTTTGTTCCTCTGAATCAGAGAGTGAAAACCTGGAGAGTGAGGAGGATGACAGAGACTCTGTACAAAGTGCTACCTGTGTAAAGGACTCCAGATTGGTGTTAAAGGAGTCATCCTTGTTTAATTCCCTTTctgcttcctctgcctcttcccatgGGAGTTTGGGGTCTCAGAAGCATAATGCTACCCTTGCAGAGCAGCACTCCAAGCACTGGAGGACAGACAACTGGAAAACAGTCTCTTCTCCAGCCTGGTCAGATGTCAGTTCCTTATCGGATTCAACAAGGACGAGGCTGACCAGTGAGTCTGATTACACGTCTGAGGACTCAAGCCTGGAATCATTGAAGCCTGTGAGGAAGAAGCAGGAGCCCAAGAAGCGTGCCCAACATGGAGCTGCTGTGATTGTGGAGAAGAAAAATTCATTCCATGCCAGTGTTGATGGAGCTATTCCAAAGCGAGACAAGGAGGGGAAAGTTGTAaaaaagcataaaacaaaacacaaacacaaaaacaaagaGAGAGGCCAGTGTCCTGCCACCCAAGACATTAAAATAATCAAGGCCTTTTCTTTTGACTATGAGGACTCTAAGCAGAAGACCGATAAGGCTTTGATTGTGGAGACTGAATGCCCTGTTGAGAACAAGCTCAAAGTGCTTAAGCATGAGAGGGAGCACTTCAAGAAGGAAGACAAATTTCAGAAAACTAAATCTGAGGAGAAGGAGTGGCTGTTTAAAGACGATGCTGGAAAAACCTCTAAAGAGGAGAAATCCTTGAAAAAAGCCAAGGAGGCAAGTAAAGATCTCAGTAAAACTTTCAGAGAAGAAAAGAGCAGCAGATTGGAAAAAGAGAAGCCCATAAAGGAGAAATCTCCTAAAGAGGAAAAACCTCGAATACATAAGGAAGAGCGAAAGAAAAAATCTAAGGACAAGCAGTTCAAGTCTGATAAGAAAAATGAACCGAAGGAGGAAAAACCAGCAAAACCAGAAAAGGAGAAAGCCctgaaagaggagaaagagagatgtAAAAAAGACAAAGGTTACAGGGAGGAGCCCAACTTTGAAGAGTTTAGTAATAAAAACCAGTTTTTAGAAAGCGAGGACACAAAGTTCAGCCTCTCTGATGATCAGCAAGATCGGTGGTTTTCAGATTTGTCATCTGATTCTTCTTTTGATTTCAAAGGAGAGGATAGCTGGGATTCGCCAGTGACAGACTACAGGGAAATTCAAAATGACACTGTGACAAAACTCATCATAGAAACGGTGAAGGAGGAGATAAAAGACAAGAAGCGGGATAGTAAAGCAAAAGATAAGAGGGAGTACAGTGAGAAGCGTAATGAAAAAGACacttttctaaaaaagaaagagagggaatATGTTGAGCGGAACTCTGAGAAGAAAAAGGACCAAGTTGAAAAGCATAAAAGTATTTCTAGTTATCtgcctgaaaagaaaagaaaagattctgCTGAAAGCtttaaagagagaaaggaaaaggaggctAGTGAAATTAACAGAGAGAGAAGAGATTTGCCTGATAGCTCTAAAGATAGAAAAGAAGTTAAAATCAAACAAGAAGAATCCTACAGAGATGAATTTAAAGACTATGGCTGTGAAACATTCTTCAAAGAAAAATCTGAACCCGAATTTAGTgggaaaaatgtggagaactgggatAGGCATCATTcaggaaaagagaagaaagatgtgccagagaaggacaagaaagagaaattaaaaacagaaaagtaCAAGGAGAAATCCAAAGTAGAGGACAAAGAGAGAAATGAGAAAGCTTTgctggaaaaaacccagaaggacAAAGAATTAGATAAAGGTTTTAAAGAGAAGAAAGATACAAAGGAGAAATATAAAGATCCTCACAATAAAGATAAAGAGAGAAAGGGTTCACTAGACCAAgttaaagagaagaaagagaagaactTTTCTGGAGATAGAGAGGATTTCCATGAGAGGAGGGATGAGAAAAAAGGCCGGGAGAGGACATGGTATAACATCTTAGATATCTTCACAGATGAAAGCGAAGATGAGAAGGATGATTACAGCCTAAGTGGGTTCAAACTTGGAGAGGGCCTTGGGAGCGAAATGCATCGTATGGATAGCATGCAAGACAAAGACGATGGCATGGTAGCTGAGAGAGACCTTTATGTCCCTGACAAGCACAGGAAATACTCCTCTGATCGGCAGCATTCCACTGAGAGACAGAAAGACAAAGAgtcaaaagagaagaagaaagacaaaGGGTTACCAGAgggtggaaaggagaaaaaagagaaaagctcCTTTGAAAAACACAAAGAGAAGAAGGACAAAGACTCAGTAGAGAAGTATAAAGACAGGAAAGAGAGAAGCTCAGTGGACTCAGCCCAAGAAAGGAAGGCAAAGCAGAAATTCCCCGAAAAAGTGGAAAAGAAACATGCTGGGGAAGAGAAGGTTAAAAACAGGCACAAGGAAAAGCTAGATAAAGAGTATACCAAGGAGAAACGGTCTTCAAAAAGTGGAGAAGCAGAAAAGAGCTTGCTGGAGAAACTGGAGGAAGAAGCCCTCAATGAATACAGAGATGATTCCAATGATAAAATCAGTGAGATTTCTTCTGATAGCTTCACAGACAGAGGGCAAGACCCCGTACTCACCAATATCTTTGAGTCTTCCAACCTTTCACTTGCAGATGCCACTGAAGAGAAATTTAAGGAGTCtctgcctttgccttgccttccAGATAAACTCAAGGAGAAAGAGAGGCACAGGCATTCTTCATCCTCGTCAAAAAAAAGCCatgaaaaggaaaaagcaaagaaagagaaagctgAAAAGAAAGATAAAACAGATGAGTTTAAAGACTCCAGCAACAGGAAAGATTCTACTCAGTATGAGAAGGACTTTGCCATGGATGGAGAAGGCATTAGTATTTCTTATGGAACAAAAACAGAGGCTGAAGAAGAACTGGACAAAAACATGGAATATTTGTTtcctgaaaaaaaggaaaagaatgatGCTGAAAGAGAACTTCCAAAAAAGGCAGAGAAAGACAAAGCGTACAGCTCCAGCACAGTCAGCACAaccaaagagaagaagaagagggacaggcataaagaaaaatggaaggaggagagagagaagcacagaGACAAACACACTGATGGTTTCTTTAGGCACCATAAGGAGGAGCAGAAGTCTGCCAAAGACAAGGATAGCTCTCAAGTGATCACTCTTAAAGACAAATCAAAAGAGGAACCACCCAAATTTAATGACCTCAAAGTAAAGGAACGACTCAAGGAAAATCAAGAAAAGGACAAATCAGAGTGTCTTAAAATGAGCAACGGGAATGATAAAATAACCTTACCCAAAGAAGGCACCAAGAAGGACATCAGACCTAGGGAAAAGCTTTTGGGAGATGGTGACCTAATGATGACCAGCTTTGAGAGAATGTTGAGCCAAAAAGATCTTGAGATTGAAGAGCGCCACAAGAGACACAAAGAGAGAATGAAACAAATGGAGAAGATGAGGCATCGATCTGGAGACCCCAAATTAAAAGACAAAGTCAAGGCCAATGAGGATATGCGCAAGAGGAGTCTGGATTTGACTACAAAGAAACCACTAGCGCCTGACACTCAGTTAAAGGACAAGAAACTCAAAGATCTAGGCCCACTGGCTCCAGTAGTATCCCCAGATAACAAGAATCAACCTGTTGTTGGGGTGGATTCCAAGGATTGGATAGCTGGTCCCCAACTGAAGGAAATCCTACCTGCGTCTCCAAGGCCAGATCAGAACCGGCCAACAGGAGTTCCAACACCAGCATCTGTTGTTTCTTGCCCAAGCTATGAAGAGGTGATGCAGACACCAAGAACTCCATCTTGCAGCAACGAAGATTACACAGATCTGATGTTTGACTGTGCTGACTCTCAGCATTCATTGCCCATATCCACCATGTCCATGAACGCATGTTCTCCATCTTTCTTTGACAGATATTCCAACTCTTCAAGTGGATTCCCGGAGAACCCAAGTCAGACCCCAACAAGGACTATTCCCTCTACAAATCTTCACCGTTCAATGTCTGTAGATATCAGAAGAGCAGCAGAGGAAGAGTTCAATGTTGGGGACAAAtttttcaggcagcaaagtgtccCAGCCACTTCTAATTATGATTCTCCAGTTCAGCACTTGATGGAGGAGAAAGTATCTCTACCCTCCATTCCCATAGAAAAGTTCCCATGTTTGTCCCCAGAATATTATTCACCAGACTATGGAGTCCCATCCCCTAAAGCAGAGGCATTGCATTGCGCACCAGGAACTGCGGGCAATGTTGTTCAGTCCCCTGAAAGTGTATTTTCTGGATTGCAAGCCAAATCTTCCCCTTCTCATAGAGATGAGCTGCTTGCCCCTTCTGTTGAAAGTGCTCTCCCTCCAGATCTTGGCCTGCCTTTGGATGCCACAGAAGAGCAACAGGCAACTGCTTCCATTATGCCCCCAGAGTCCAGCTTTTTACCACCAATTGAAGACAACGAGTTTGGCTCTAGTATTCCGGAACAGAATAGTACTGAGTGGGAGACCACTCCAACAAGAAATTTGGATCCTCCTGTGCCTCAGAGTTTGATTGGCAATCCTTCTGATCACGCTGTCAGCTGGACAGTGGGATCAGAGCTGCTCATTAAATCTCCCCAACAGGGCCCTGATTCCCCAAAACCTTTCAGTTCTCCAGACATCCCACATCCCACACCTGTGCCCTTCATTGCTGCAGATTCCCTGCATCCCAGTTCCCCCGTTTCATACTCTCTCTCAGTGACTGAATCAAGGCTTGATACAGCAAAGGAAGATGCTGAAGAAGCTGTTCCAACAGAAATGGTGACTGCAGAACAGCAGGCTTCATATGCAGATTCCCCTGCTAGATTAGACACTTTCTTTAGTAATGGTAGTAAGCCTGTTCCAGAGGAAGCATCTGACACACCTTTGCAGCCAGCTAGCATGCCAGCAGAATCAAAAGTGGAGGCTGTTAATGCTCTTGAAAACTTGGAAGAGAGCACCATCGCCCCTGTAAATCCTGAGGAACAAGCTGCATGGCCTGATCCATTTCCAAATTCAGAGGATGACTTAGACCTGGGTCCTTTCTCTTTACCAGGATTGCCACTTCAATCAAAAGATGTTCCAGAGGAAGAATTGGCAGAGTCAGCTGAAGACACTCATGAGGCAGAACAGGAAACTACCAGTGCAGACTTTGTGGATGTTGGGGTGTCTTTGGGGGCTACAAACAAGCAGGATGACCTAACTCTTAACCAAAAGAGCATCCTTCCTGAGGAGCCATATCTACAAGCTGATGAGCAAAAGGCCAATGAGATTTCACTAGAAGTTGTGCCAGAAGCATCAAGTGCCCCAGAACAGAAAAATATAGAAGAAGCGGAGGCTCCCCAGAATATTCAGGAGGTGACACCAGCAGATCTTGCTCAGTCagagaccaaggaggaggaaacCAGTTGTGAAGAACTCTCCTCAGCTACTCTTGCATCAGACAGTGGTTCTCAAGCTAGTTTGAGCGAAGCAATCAGAACTGAGAGCACTGATGTTCAAGACATAGTGGTACCTGGAAGCAACAGCCAGATCCCTTCCTCTCAAACAGAAGTGCTGCAAGGGAGTACCCAGTTAGAATCCACAGAGCCACCACCCAAACCAGTCCCTGAAACCCCAAAGCCCCCCAAAATCGAAGAGATCCCACAACGGATCACCAGAAACCGAGCCCAGATGCTTGCCAATCAAAACAAacagaatgctgctgctgctgctactactgctactactacaactactactactacaacaacaactactactactacttctgaaAAAGAGTTGCCCCCTGCTTCTGCCCCTTCAACACGAGCAAAGGGGCGTGTTTCAGAGGAGGAAGATGCCCAGGCACAACATCCGCGGAAGCGCAGGTTCCAGCGCTCCaatcagcagctgcagcagcaaatcAACACCTCCACCCAGCAGACACGGGAGATGATCCAACAGACACTGGCTGCAATTGTTGATGCCATCAAGTTGGATGACATTGAACCTTACCACAGCGACAGGTCCAATCCCTATTTTGAGTACCTACAGATCAGGAAGAAAATTGAGGAGAAGCGGAAAATTCTCTGCTACATCACTCCCCAGGCACCCCAGTGTTATGCTGAGTATGTCACCTACACAGGCTCATACCTGCTGGATGGCAAACCTTTGAGCAAGCTGCACATTCCAGTG ATTGCACCCCCTCCATCGTTGGCAGATCCCCTCAAGGAGCTATTCAAGCAGCAGGAAGCAGTCCGTGGCAAGCTGCGCCTCCAGCATAGCATTGAGCGG GAGAAGCTGATTGTGTCATGTGAACAGGAGATTCTGAGGGTTCATTGCCGAGCAGCAAGGACAATAGCCAATCAAGCAGTGCCCTTCAGCGCATGCACCATGCTTCTGGATTCGGAGGTGTACAACATGCCTCTGGAAAATCAGGTCTGGGCCTGTCTTCTGATG GGAGATGAAAACAAATCCGTCAGAGATCGTTTCAATGCTCGCCAGTTCATTTCGTGGTTACAGGATGTGGATGACAAGTATGACCGGATGAAG ACGTGCCTGTTGATGCGACAGCAACATGAAGCAGCGGCCTTAAATGCAGTGCAACGAATGGAGTGGCAGCTGAAAGTGCAGGAGCTGGACCCTGCTGGGCACAAATCGCTCTGTGTGAACGAGGTGCCCTCGTTCTACGTGCCAATGGTGGACGTGAACGATGACTTTGTGCTCTTGCCGGCATGA